A window from Thermoplasmatales archaeon encodes these proteins:
- the trmY gene encoding tRNA (pseudouridine(54)-N(1))-methyltransferase TrmY — protein sequence MTIYRHFYLKSNALTRPDVNLRDLPSAGRIDIVARCVNSAFWLSNDIRRNVFFHTILHGPPNPPVYIRFEGGKLRKVSPDERSIAIFTIKAIEKASDEEKESTPGIFVSRKDFKKFVDENRDKEYYLMDEKGEDIDKINFGEEPLFFLGDNKGLNDEEKEILHRYGAIDVSIGKKSYLSSHCINVINWFLDKIEER from the coding sequence ATGACTATCTATAGGCATTTTTATCTGAAATCAAATGCATTAACAAGGCCAGATGTTAATTTAAGGGATTTACCATCAGCTGGAAGAATTGATATAGTTGCAAGATGTGTAAATTCTGCTTTCTGGCTTTCAAATGATATAAGAAGAAATGTTTTTTTCCATACAATTCTACATGGTCCGCCAAATCCTCCTGTTTATATAAGATTTGAAGGAGGAAAATTGAGAAAAGTAAGTCCAGATGAAAGGAGCATAGCAATCTTCACAATAAAGGCAATAGAAAAAGCAAGCGATGAAGAAAAGGAAAGCACACCTGGAATATTTGTCAGCAGAAAAGATTTCAAAAAATTTGTTGATGAAAATAGGGATAAAGAATATTATTTGATGGATGAAAAAGGAGAAGATATCGATAAAATAAATTTTGGAGAAGAGCCATTATTCTTTTTAGGAGATAATAAAGGACTAAATGATGAAGAAAAAGAAATTCTTCATAGATACGGAGCAATAGATGTTTCAATTGGCAAAAAATCCTATTTGAGCAGCCATTGCATCAATGTTATAAACTGGTTTCTTGATAAAATAGAGGAGAGATAA